One genomic segment of Drosophila melanogaster chromosome 3R includes these proteins:
- the pyd3 gene encoding pyd3: MSAFELKNLNDCLEKHLPPDELKEVKRILYGVEEDQTLELPTSAKDIAEQNGFDIKGYRFTAREEQTRKRRIVRVGAIQNSIVIPTTAPIEKQREAIWNKVKTMIKAAAEAGCNIVCTQEAWTMPFAFCTREKFPWCEFAEEAENGPTTKMLAELAKAYNMVIIHSILERDMEHGETIWNTAVVISNSGRYLGKHRKNHIPRVGDFNESTYYMEGNTGHPVFETEFGKLAVNICYGRHHPQNWMMFGLNGAEIVFNPSATIGRLSEPLWSIEARNAAIANSYFTVPINRVGTEQFPNEYTSGDGNKAHKEFGPFYGSSYVAAPDGSRTPSLSRDKDGLLVVELDLNLCRQVKDFWGFRMTQRVPLYAESFKKASEHGFKPQIIKET; this comes from the exons atgtcaGCATTTGAactgaaaaatttaaatgattgcTTGGAAAAGCATTTACCACCCGATGAACTAAAGGAGGTTAAGAGAATTTTGTACGGCGTAGAAGAAGA TCAAACGCTTGAGCTGCCCACAAGTGCGAAAGATATTGCCGAACAGAATGGATTCGACATCAAGGGCTATCGCTTCACGGCGCGAGAGGAGCAAACTCGCAAGCGCCGGATAGTCAGAGTTGGCGCCATCCAAAACTCTATCGTAATCCCTACTACGGCGCCCATTGAAAAACAACGAGAGGCCATCTGGAACAAAGTGAAGACTATGATCAAGGCGGCAGCGGAAGCCGGATGCAACATTGTTTGCACCCAAGAAGCGTGGA CCATGCCCTTTGCCTTCTGCACTCGCGAGAAGTTTCCTTGGTGTGAGTTTGCCGAAGAAGCCGAAAACGGTCCCACAACCAAGATGCTCGCAGAGCTGGCCAAGGCTTACAACATGGTTATCATCCACTCGATTCTGGAGCGAGATATGGAGCATGGCGAGACCATTTGGAATACGGCAGTGGTCATCTCGAACAGTGGTCGCTACCTGGGCAAGCACCGCAAGAACCACATTCCCCGGGTGGGTGACTTCAATGAGTCCACCTACTACATGGAGGGGAACACCGGTCATCCGGTTTTCGAGACGGAGTTCGGCAAGCTGGCTGTGAACATATGCTACGGGCGCCATCACCCACAGAACTGGATGATGTTCGGTCTGAATGGAGCCGAGATTGTCTTTAATCCCTCGGCTACGATCGGCCGCCTATCGGAGCCATTGTGGAGCATTGAGGCACGTAACGCTGCCATCGCCAATAGCTACTTTACGGTTCCGATTAATCGCGTGGGAACCGAGCAGTTCCCGAACGAATACACATCTGGTGATGGCAACAAGGCGCATAAGGAGTTTGGTCCCTTCTACGGATCTTCTTATGTCGCAGCTCCTGACGGCTCAAGGACACCG AGCTTATCGCGGGACAAAGACGGCTTGCTTGTCGTTGAACTCGATCTGAACCTGTGTCGCCAGGTGAAGGACTTCTGGGGCTTCCGCATGACGCAGAGAGTTCCGCTGTATGCGGAGTCCTTCAAAAAGGCATCCGAACATGGCTTCAAGCCGCAGATCATCAAGGAAACATAA